A DNA window from Ranitomeya imitator isolate aRanImi1 chromosome 2, aRanImi1.pri, whole genome shotgun sequence contains the following coding sequences:
- the ASXL1 gene encoding polycomb group protein ASXL1 isoform X2, with the protein MRDKQKRRRERTWAEAAKMVLENYSDAPMTPKQILNVIEAEGLKETNISSPLACLNAMLQSNSRTREAMFYKLPGRISLFTMKKNAVQWSRVVSLPDEGDTEDTADEEGSQWTEGGLVPAETSVSASCSRESHVRETRSLVQMNKQKRRSGVLLPRVVLTPLKVNGAHLPSTSGLSVSRVESESSSSSSLRGSLAFRRLSGTSTHHLRNLKNISAPGQVKKKEEEIDFETPGSILVNTNLRALINVRTFNALPSHLQQQLLLLLPDVDRQVSPEGQLRMSGSALNNEFFAHACQRWRERLAEGEFTPEAQLRMRQEMGKEKKVEDWKEKFFEDFYGQKLGYSEELGSDPEEKSNEMTRLHQERPRTIPESAQNHEAAPEVRMRTRRSLYRNVGKIQHHLPAAAKAATSPPQEKTESDPLPAEDRLGPRVDMNLPSTSERVPELHPETTSEQKRKTTEPETSSPSLDKKPRMEQRQSFRNTIQSVHPEKPQPTKEEPKVPPIRIQLSRIKPPWVVKGLPAYQICPRIIPNLDPTGCWPSPCSPADSQTGDNHSQTTSGDGRGSVNSGLQHPNKRRSRSRGSRRRSRKRRHQEKSANCCRTQLLPAVTMTPEKPEVPRVKISWVSSATADCSDELSMTDSLTKERHLDKVGVPGDNSLGGEKDVQVADTEEENMCTGQCSDERMLVTPMEGHVLGDVSNTFQNRIKQVTPCSTEKDCPEKKPDAAPADCTEHLVLPTSSIVHTHLLDTTKTSPLGLLPVHANDPSTPNPILDYAGDPCCYGCHQDNVLSPSVNNSQEPNELDPRHGAIQAGSVQETLVTQQSPASETPSERTPISDSTNGDFKGNLATSLPLSAVPCITNTVLEDEFPEPTTKVGSFLVGTNDGQVRLCLPSGLSPTNLEAEMHGSAGTPTEPSSNHRPLKEMLHQDSSGQHKHSLNNLSGFTSKVPSLLDMSFIQFPKEVGVRVQLPADLAMSPPHKMKDAFLEMLSQDVESYCYAAGVRLSSSPGDFAITGSASLSVEVFSEQGDGGEEQVALRCSCSFKAMTMCEGCGAFCHIDCIGPSKLCVSCLVIR; encoded by the exons CATTTCCTCCCCTCTGGCTTGTCTGAACGCCATGTTGCAGTCCAACTCCAGGACACGAGAAGCCATGTTTTACAAGCTCCCCGGCCGCATCAGTCTCTTCACTATGAAG AAGAACGCAGTACAATGGTCTCGTGTGGTGTCGCTGCCGGACGAAGGGGACACGGAGGACACTGCAGATGAGGAGGGAAGCCAGTGGACAGAGGGCGGCTTAGTGCCTGCAG AAACCTCCGTCAGCGCGTCCTGTTCTCGAGAGTCGCACGTCAGGGAAACCAGGTCGCTAGTACAG ATGAATAAGCAGAAGAGAAGAAGTGGGGTGCTGCTGCCTCGGGTCGTCCTTACACCTCTCAAAGTAAATGGGGCTCATCTGCCATCCACTTCAG GTTTGTCCGTTTCCCGTGTAGAAAGCGAGTCGTCCAGCAGCTCATCTTTGAGGGGCAGCCTGGCATTTCGCAGACTGAGTGGCACCTCCACCCATCATCTGAgaaacctaaagaacatctctgctCCAG gacaagtgaagaagaaggaggaggagattgATTTTGAGACTCCCGGCTCCATATTGGTGAACACTAACTTACGTGCCCTGATTAATGTGCGGACGTTCAACGCTCTCCCGTCTCACCTCCAACAGCAGCTCCTACTGCTCCTCCCAGATGTGGATCGACAG GTCAGTCCAGAAGGGCAGTTGCGGATGAGTGGTAGCGCCCTGAATAATGAATTTTTTGCTCACGCTTGCCAGAGATGGCGGGAGAGGCTGGCAGAAG GTGAATTCACCCCTGAAGCTCAGCTCCGGATGAGGCAGGAGATGGGGAAGGAGAAAAAAGTCGAGGACTGGAAAGAGAAGTTCTTTGAAGATTTCTATGGACAGAA GCTTGGATATTCTGAGGAGCTGGGATCTGATCCAGAAGAGAAATCTAATGAGATGACGCGTCTTCACCAAGAAAGGCCAAGAACAATCCCAGAATCTGCTCAGAACCACGAGGCTGCTCCTGAGGTCCGCATGAGAACTCGCAGGAGTCTCTACAGGAATGTCGGCAAGATCCAACATCATCTCCCAGCAGCTGCAAAAGCTGCCACCTCCCCTCCCCAAGAGAAAACAGAATCTGATCCATTACCTGCGGAGGACAGACTGGGGCCAAGAGTTGACATGAACCTCCCATCCACCTCCGAGAGAGTGCCCGAGCTTCACCCCGAAACTACCTCCGAGCAGAAACGGAAGACCACAGAACCAGAGACCTCCAGCCCCTCCCTCGATAAGAAGCCACGGATGGAACAGCGTCAGTCCTTTCGTAACACAATTCAGAGTGTTCACCCCGAAAAGCCACAGCCCACCAAAGAAGAACCAAAAGTCCCACCAATCCGG ATACAGCTTTCTCGGATCAAACCTCCCTGGGTGGTTAAAGGTTTGCCAGCTTACCAGATCTGCCCCCGGATCATCCCAAACCTTGATCCCACTGGGTGCTGGCCTTCTCCCTGCTCGCCTGCTGACAGTCAGACCGGTGACAATCACTCCCAAACCACCAGTGGCGACGGTCGAGGTAGCGTCAACAGTGGTCTCCAGCACCCGAACAAAAGAAGAAGCCGATCTAGAGGCTccagaagaagaagcagaaagcGAAGACACCAAGAGAAATCAGCAAATTGCTGCCGAACACAATTACTGCCGGCCGTTACAATGACACCGGAAAAACCAGAGGTCCCGCGAGTCAAAATCAGCTGGGTGTCAAGTGCTACGGCTGACTGCAGTGATGAGCTTAGCATGACCGACTCCCTTACCAAAGAACGACACCTGGATAAGGTGGGTGTCCCAGGGGACAACTCCCTGGGTGGTGAGAAGGATGTTCAGGTGGCAGACACAGAGGAGGAGAACATGTGCACAGGCCAGTGCAGTGATGAGAGGATGTTGGTGACACCCATGGAGGGACATGTCCTGGGTGATGTTTCTAACACTTTTCAGAACCGGATCAAGCAAGTCACACCGTGCTCGACCGAAAAGGATTGTCCTGAAAAGAAGCCGGATGCAGCGCCAGCGGACTGCACCGAGCACCTGGTGCTCCCTACGTCCTCCATAGTGCATACACACTTATTGGACACAACTAAAACCTCACCCCTGGGGCTATTGCCAGTGCATGCCAATGACCCCTCAACACCCAACCCTATATTGGACTATGCTGGTGACCCATGTTGTTACGGCTGTCATCAGGACAATGTTTTGTCTCCGTCAGTCAACAACTCGCAGGAGCCAAATGAGTTGGACCCACGCCATGGTGCTATTCAGGCAGGGTCCGTGCAAGAGACATTGGTGACCCAACAGTCACCCGCATCTGAGACCCCTAGCGAGCGTACTCCCATTTCTGACTCCACAAATGGTGATTTTAAGGGAAATCTGGCAACCTCTTTACCCCTCAGTGCTGTCCCTTGTATAACGAACACGGTTCTGGAGGACGAATTCCCTGAGCCCACAACCAAGGTTGGCAGTTTTTTAGTGGGCACTAATGATGGGCAGGTAAGGTTATGCCTGCCTTCTGGTTTGTCACCCACCAATCTGGAGGCAGAAATGCATGGCAGCGCTGGCACCCCTACTGAGCCATCATCCAACCATCGCCCCTTGAAAGAGATGTTGCACCAGGACAGCTCTGGACAGCATAAACACTCGCTCAATAACCTGTCTGGCTTTACCAGTAAAGTCCCCTCATTACTGGATATGTCCTTCATCCAGTTTCCTAAGGAGGTGGGGGTCCGCGTCCAGCTGCCTGCAGACTTGGCCATGTCTCCCCCTCACAAGATGAAGGACGCCTTCCTGGAGATGCTGTCACAGGATGTGGAGTCTTACTGTTACGCCGCTGGGGTCCGTCTCTCTTCCTCACCTGGAGATTTTGCGATTACGGGCAGCGCCTCACTCTCCGTAGAAGTCTTCTCTGAACAAGGAGACGGTGGGGAAGAGCAGGTGGCGCTGAGATGTTCCTGCAGCTTCAAAGCCATGACCATGTGCGAGGGCTGTGGGGCCTTCTGTCACATCGACTGCATCGGACCCTCCAAACTGTGTGTCTCGTGCCTTGTCATAAGATAA
- the ASXL1 gene encoding polycomb group protein ASXL1 isoform X1, translating to MLQSNSRTREAMFYKLPGRISLFTMKKNAVQWSRVVSLPDEGDTEDTADEEGSQWTEGGLVPAETSVSASCSRESHVRETRSLVQMNKQKRRSGVLLPRVVLTPLKVNGAHLPSTSGLSVSRVESESSSSSSLRGSLAFRRLSGTSTHHLRNLKNISAPGQVKKKEEEIDFETPGSILVNTNLRALINVRTFNALPSHLQQQLLLLLPDVDRQVSPEGQLRMSGSALNNEFFAHACQRWRERLAEGEFTPEAQLRMRQEMGKEKKVEDWKEKFFEDFYGQKLGYSEELGSDPEEKSNEMTRLHQERPRTIPESAQNHEAAPEVRMRTRRSLYRNVGKIQHHLPAAAKAATSPPQEKTESDPLPAEDRLGPRVDMNLPSTSERVPELHPETTSEQKRKTTEPETSSPSLDKKPRMEQRQSFRNTIQSVHPEKPQPTKEEPKVPPIRLSRIKPPWVVKGLPAYQICPRIIPNLDPTGCWPSPCSPADSQTGDNHSQTTSGDGRGSVNSGLQHPNKRRSRSRGSRRRSRKRRHQEKSANCCRTQLLPAVTMTPEKPEVPRVKISWVSSATADCSDELSMTDSLTKERHLDKVGVPGDNSLGGEKDVQVADTEEENMCTGQCSDERMLVTPMEGHVLGDVSNTFQNRIKQVTPCSTEKDCPEKKPDAAPADCTEHLVLPTSSIVHTHLLDTTKTSPLGLLPVHANDPSTPNPILDYAGDPCCYGCHQDNVLSPSVNNSQEPNELDPRHGAIQAGSVQETLVTQQSPASETPSERTPISDSTNGDFKGNLATSLPLSAVPCITNTVLEDEFPEPTTKVGSFLVGTNDGQVRLCLPSGLSPTNLEAEMHGSAGTPTEPSSNHRPLKEMLHQDSSGQHKHSLNNLSGFTSKVPSLLDMSFIQFPKEVGVRVQLPADLAMSPPHKMKDAFLEMLSQDVESYCYAAGVRLSSSPGDFAITGSASLSVEVFSEQGDGGEEQVALRCSCSFKAMTMCEGCGAFCHIDCIGPSKLCVSCLVIR from the exons ATGTTGCAGTCCAACTCCAGGACACGAGAAGCCATGTTTTACAAGCTCCCCGGCCGCATCAGTCTCTTCACTATGAAG AAGAACGCAGTACAATGGTCTCGTGTGGTGTCGCTGCCGGACGAAGGGGACACGGAGGACACTGCAGATGAGGAGGGAAGCCAGTGGACAGAGGGCGGCTTAGTGCCTGCAG AAACCTCCGTCAGCGCGTCCTGTTCTCGAGAGTCGCACGTCAGGGAAACCAGGTCGCTAGTACAG ATGAATAAGCAGAAGAGAAGAAGTGGGGTGCTGCTGCCTCGGGTCGTCCTTACACCTCTCAAAGTAAATGGGGCTCATCTGCCATCCACTTCAG GTTTGTCCGTTTCCCGTGTAGAAAGCGAGTCGTCCAGCAGCTCATCTTTGAGGGGCAGCCTGGCATTTCGCAGACTGAGTGGCACCTCCACCCATCATCTGAgaaacctaaagaacatctctgctCCAG gacaagtgaagaagaaggaggaggagattgATTTTGAGACTCCCGGCTCCATATTGGTGAACACTAACTTACGTGCCCTGATTAATGTGCGGACGTTCAACGCTCTCCCGTCTCACCTCCAACAGCAGCTCCTACTGCTCCTCCCAGATGTGGATCGACAG GTCAGTCCAGAAGGGCAGTTGCGGATGAGTGGTAGCGCCCTGAATAATGAATTTTTTGCTCACGCTTGCCAGAGATGGCGGGAGAGGCTGGCAGAAG GTGAATTCACCCCTGAAGCTCAGCTCCGGATGAGGCAGGAGATGGGGAAGGAGAAAAAAGTCGAGGACTGGAAAGAGAAGTTCTTTGAAGATTTCTATGGACAGAA GCTTGGATATTCTGAGGAGCTGGGATCTGATCCAGAAGAGAAATCTAATGAGATGACGCGTCTTCACCAAGAAAGGCCAAGAACAATCCCAGAATCTGCTCAGAACCACGAGGCTGCTCCTGAGGTCCGCATGAGAACTCGCAGGAGTCTCTACAGGAATGTCGGCAAGATCCAACATCATCTCCCAGCAGCTGCAAAAGCTGCCACCTCCCCTCCCCAAGAGAAAACAGAATCTGATCCATTACCTGCGGAGGACAGACTGGGGCCAAGAGTTGACATGAACCTCCCATCCACCTCCGAGAGAGTGCCCGAGCTTCACCCCGAAACTACCTCCGAGCAGAAACGGAAGACCACAGAACCAGAGACCTCCAGCCCCTCCCTCGATAAGAAGCCACGGATGGAACAGCGTCAGTCCTTTCGTAACACAATTCAGAGTGTTCACCCCGAAAAGCCACAGCCCACCAAAGAAGAACCAAAAGTCCCACCAATCCGG CTTTCTCGGATCAAACCTCCCTGGGTGGTTAAAGGTTTGCCAGCTTACCAGATCTGCCCCCGGATCATCCCAAACCTTGATCCCACTGGGTGCTGGCCTTCTCCCTGCTCGCCTGCTGACAGTCAGACCGGTGACAATCACTCCCAAACCACCAGTGGCGACGGTCGAGGTAGCGTCAACAGTGGTCTCCAGCACCCGAACAAAAGAAGAAGCCGATCTAGAGGCTccagaagaagaagcagaaagcGAAGACACCAAGAGAAATCAGCAAATTGCTGCCGAACACAATTACTGCCGGCCGTTACAATGACACCGGAAAAACCAGAGGTCCCGCGAGTCAAAATCAGCTGGGTGTCAAGTGCTACGGCTGACTGCAGTGATGAGCTTAGCATGACCGACTCCCTTACCAAAGAACGACACCTGGATAAGGTGGGTGTCCCAGGGGACAACTCCCTGGGTGGTGAGAAGGATGTTCAGGTGGCAGACACAGAGGAGGAGAACATGTGCACAGGCCAGTGCAGTGATGAGAGGATGTTGGTGACACCCATGGAGGGACATGTCCTGGGTGATGTTTCTAACACTTTTCAGAACCGGATCAAGCAAGTCACACCGTGCTCGACCGAAAAGGATTGTCCTGAAAAGAAGCCGGATGCAGCGCCAGCGGACTGCACCGAGCACCTGGTGCTCCCTACGTCCTCCATAGTGCATACACACTTATTGGACACAACTAAAACCTCACCCCTGGGGCTATTGCCAGTGCATGCCAATGACCCCTCAACACCCAACCCTATATTGGACTATGCTGGTGACCCATGTTGTTACGGCTGTCATCAGGACAATGTTTTGTCTCCGTCAGTCAACAACTCGCAGGAGCCAAATGAGTTGGACCCACGCCATGGTGCTATTCAGGCAGGGTCCGTGCAAGAGACATTGGTGACCCAACAGTCACCCGCATCTGAGACCCCTAGCGAGCGTACTCCCATTTCTGACTCCACAAATGGTGATTTTAAGGGAAATCTGGCAACCTCTTTACCCCTCAGTGCTGTCCCTTGTATAACGAACACGGTTCTGGAGGACGAATTCCCTGAGCCCACAACCAAGGTTGGCAGTTTTTTAGTGGGCACTAATGATGGGCAGGTAAGGTTATGCCTGCCTTCTGGTTTGTCACCCACCAATCTGGAGGCAGAAATGCATGGCAGCGCTGGCACCCCTACTGAGCCATCATCCAACCATCGCCCCTTGAAAGAGATGTTGCACCAGGACAGCTCTGGACAGCATAAACACTCGCTCAATAACCTGTCTGGCTTTACCAGTAAAGTCCCCTCATTACTGGATATGTCCTTCATCCAGTTTCCTAAGGAGGTGGGGGTCCGCGTCCAGCTGCCTGCAGACTTGGCCATGTCTCCCCCTCACAAGATGAAGGACGCCTTCCTGGAGATGCTGTCACAGGATGTGGAGTCTTACTGTTACGCCGCTGGGGTCCGTCTCTCTTCCTCACCTGGAGATTTTGCGATTACGGGCAGCGCCTCACTCTCCGTAGAAGTCTTCTCTGAACAAGGAGACGGTGGGGAAGAGCAGGTGGCGCTGAGATGTTCCTGCAGCTTCAAAGCCATGACCATGTGCGAGGGCTGTGGGGCCTTCTGTCACATCGACTGCATCGGACCCTCCAAACTGTGTGTCTCGTGCCTTGTCATAAGATAA